The window aatttcgtttcctcaatattttttcaattttattttgatacaaaagtttatttttgttattttttcgtTCCTAGTTGAGAAAGAGAGATTGTTGAAGTCCAGcactagaaagaaaaatatgtcGTTGACACAGATTTAAGCTaccaaaataaatgatatttgtgttaaattatttcatttgattAGGGGAGTTTATATTAGGTATTTTTGTTGCTTTAAAGTTCGTGAAAAAACGTATATATGAGCTCGAGTTGATTTTTGGTTTCGGGTTGAGTTTGGTTTTTGGGATGGTTTTTTAAGGTCATTGATAGGTTTATCATGATTTCTGTGTTTTgagtcaaaaacaagttttttggttaaaagaacCTTGAGCTTGATTTTCCGGCCACAACAAAGGCCAGAATTTAGGCAAAATAGAGGACAtgttatctcttttttttcaaaaaaaaataggacGAACGACATGTTATCCGTCCTAAGTATAGTTAGAAAAAAGGGCCTAATCACTCGAGCCTGTTCTAGTAGGCCAGCGCGTAGGCCCTGATGAAATGGGTCAAGCCCAATAGTGTCTGACCCCctttttcctaatttttatttgtttcaatcaatgctttttaaaaaaaaaacttaattatatttacattaatacactccttctctcttttattttgtttagataacatcttttaaattatgatgatttctttgttatgcgtttgattttcaaagaagtttttatttatttatctatgaattttttttgttatcttttgtatagatagactatattttttagaataaaaaatatttattttcagattatatttctaatatgtgcagcttaacatattttttcttttttccttttattttattcaatcagtttaatatatttgtctatattattgtttgattaaataaaaaatatattaataaataaaaattagcaaaCATGATCGGGTAAATATCCTATCttgcgagattaaatatctCGATCTACATCTATCTCTcggtttttcaagttttatttctaggtgtcgttaatgattttttatttttttattagtgcgcatagttctcaattttttttgattaCATGTGtgcataaaatttttatttgcacTTACATTTATTAAACTACAAAAATGCGTTGAAAACACCTgtatatacaattttttttatggaaaataaaaatatttgatccgTGGCAGAGCACGAGTCACATGACTAGTAAGAAACTCTAAAACACGTGGTTCTTTCATTATTTAGCCACAGCGGACGTGCtatgtatttttcaataatttattttggtcctcaaaatcttattttgggcgATTTAATCCTAATTGAATACCAATTACCTTTGATTTTTTAGGAAATTgtggaattaaaagaaaagataccAAAATGACGACAAACATAGGTGGCATGCTagaagattttataaaaaataattgttttgatacaaaagtttatttatagtattttccAGTtcctgattaaaaaaataagagaaagaagGGCCGCTGGATTTCGACAATGAGAGAAAAGATCTATGTTCAAACCATTTTATACtatcaaaatggattttttttagtgtcCACGAGTTTTATGAAATGAGAAGGGTTTGATGGTAGTTGTTTAAAATCTCAATATtacctaaaaaaacatatcaagctGAGAAAGATAAATCTGACCCGACTTAATTTCGTGTTTTTGAACCTTTTTGGGTATTTTGAGTTGATAGATTAGTTTATGGGTGTTGATGAGATGTTTCTATGTTGAAATGACTTAaaagttaggtttttttaacaaaaaaaaaggtattgcCCTAATTTTCTGGCTATCACTAGGTGCTCAAAATCTAAGTTCGAAAACAACATGttacatgcattttttttcaaagaaaacgaAGGGGCCACccctttaaaatatataaaaaaaaaatcaagcgtACGGACCTAGGCTTGAAGGCCCACCCATGCTTTTGAGTTTTTCCTTACAATGGTCCAGGCCCGCTGGGCTATGGGCATGAGAGCATGAACTGTTTCTTGACCCTCTTTTCTTtaagttaaatataaatttaagaaaaaatattattgaaccCGGTTGAATCCATGACTTGGAGCACGAGTTTAACGAATTAAGCCACAACATCCAAGCTatttcttctaatatttttttaattaatttcttttttttcatttcttttttcttaaataattttaaatttatgtttcactTAATATCCttcatttgtgattttttttatagagatttttttaatggtgttgtatgtatttagtttttgaaagaattattttgattcatctttaatttttttttatcttttatatagattaactttattttttaaaataaaaaaatattcatcttcATATAATaaccttgcatttttttttattctattaattttatgtgtgtcTATTTTCATTGTAGTTTGatagaataaaaaactaaatttaataaacaaattcagcAAGCACAACTTGGTAAATATCTCTTATGAGAGATTAAATGTCTTGATCTATATTTgtctcatgattttttcaattttatttttagttattgttaatgattttttttttcatttattaacgtatatataattttttacttatttaattatatatatatgcatggtcttttcaatattcataatttttttatgtataaaaacacgttaaaaaagttaatatataaaaaaatttataaaaaaaatatctgcgTGTCTATAATAATTTCTTCATATTGTTgcttattttttacattttcataaattcttttcttttcttttgagtttAACAATGGAATGCTCAAAGCTAAAGCTAAGCTTTAAAGATTTAAAGCTTAGCTTTAGCTTCTTTAATTAGCGAGTTACAAGtctattcattaaaaaatttgaggacACTGACCCCACATGCCTAGAACTGATAACAAACTTTCTGTATAAGCAAAGACTTGGACTTTACTGTGGGAACAGGGAATGCTGCTTTCAATACTGATATTCTTCTCTAGGATATTAAAGCAGGGTGCAGTGTGGGCTCTGATCGGAGACATAAAGAAAGGGAAGGTATGTTCAATTGCctcttttgaagaaaagaaaaggataccTAGAAAAAGAAGCTTGAGTTGGAATTTGATTCATTTTGTGGACCAGAGGAAAGAAACAGCGTTGTGTCGAATATATATGTATCATTGAAGGATCTGGTTCAGGTTGGTGCTTTATGGTGGTGGAAAGCAGTGTGGTTGTGGGacatttttgagtttttgatcGTTTcgggattttgtttttctttgaagcTGTTGACGGGaaaagggtttttcttttttacctgAATAGCAAATCTGCCCTAGTGGCCTGTTCTAGACTTCCTTGTAATGGATAGCTTGTTGATAGAATGATTTTGAGTCTGCTGATGTGAAGTGGTTGGACTATAGTTCAACTTTTGCTGAGGGAACATGAATCTGTATCTATAACTATATATGCTGTgcatttgttttcttggttCTGCTAAAAGGTCGCAGAACATTTTTATCGATCTCAGAACATTTTCAAAAGGTTGTATTAATCTTCTGTTGAAGTAAACAAGGGCTGGAAGCCTGGAAGAGGCTTGTTTTATAATGACCTTGTGCATTTGTActcataattaattgattagtgATGCTGTGAGCATCACCGAGGTTGGAGACGAGGGCTTGAAGGAAAATGTTGATGATCTAAATCACTATGATCAGTAGATGCTTCTATCATTTGCCACTGGTATTTTTGAACTCTAGAGTGCGCACATTCTGTGGTGAGAGGGAGGAGAGATGAGGATGAGAAagatagaaaagagaaaagaaaggagaagaaacaagaataagagaaaaacaaagagcgggaaaaaaattagtaaaagaaaacaatttgtaCATGTCATGATTAAAAAACACGCATTCaaatttatcattattaaaaaatgcaatattttaaaaaaattatgaaatgcataaattacaataaagagaaaaaaaaatgactatgAAGGCATATCGAAGCTTCAATTACAACATCACTggtactattaaaaaaatctcgacGAGACGAATTTAATGACATTAAAAAAGTTCACCAACAATAACCGGAGCTGACCACACTTACAATCCAAAGATAGCTCACTTGCCTTTGCGTGTCCTACTCTAATCATTTTTTGTTACCTTACTTGGTATTAGTAGATTTATTTTGTCGAGATCTTTCTAATGATATTGATAGTGTCATAATTGAAGTTTCAACATGCTTTTGAAATCTCTCCTTTCTCATAATTGTAATTTGTAAAGagtaaggagagagagaaaagaaaagaaagagacctCAAAAACACACTGAAACTCTAATTATAACGCCACCAGCATTATCAGAAAGATCTTGGTGAGATCTAACCTCACCAAGAAAGGTCACCAATAATGATTGAAGTGGGTTACACTTGCCATCAAAATGCAAATGAATCATCTGCAATCTTTGGACTGCAAGTATGGTTAACTCTAGTTACTGTTGATGACTTTTCTTGATATCATTATATTCTTctcgttaatattttttatgatagtgGTGGTGTCGTAATTAGAGTTTTATTGTGTATTcaagatctttttatttttttatttttttatttctctcttatttcttCTCATCATAATTTGTagattcaatttcataatttatttgaaataccaggTTTTTAAATAGTATCATATTTAAATGTCATGTTTTTCAATGGTGAAATATTCAAAATGTCATattttgacaatttatttttaaaaaatgtcattttattattatttgtttaaaaaaacctgctaataaaaaaaaatccccaacaaaatcttaaaactttctttttcaaAGGAACTACAACCGCATGACGCAGGAGTCAAGATACTTGCACTAATGCTCAATGATGTTGCGTGgaatatagtttttttgtttttgtttttgtttttgtttttaccaataattttcttacaataaaacaaaacagataGTTGCCTTTCTTGGCATGCAAGTATCAGTTGCTTGGGGAGGTGGATTTGGGATCAACAACGAGCTGCTAccttaaataaaacatatatctttaaataaaacgTTTTCGGAAAACAAAAGGTCCATCTTCCTGTCTCTTAGCATCGTTTATATCAACCAGAAGACTTTGAAAGTTCAGCTGCCGGCCCTTTGTGTAGGCATTACCAGTGTATCTGTATATATGCATGTGTTTTAATTTCGAATTATGTAAAATCACTAAATGACTATAGATTCTGGTACTCCAGTGATAAGAGTTTGGGATTAAGATGATTGCTTCCTTTGTGGTTTCAGGTTTGAGTCCtgtagttgctaatatgatagcAACTAGAgccttacatggtcgttaatttcagggcccgtaggattagtcgaggggCGCGCAAGTTGATCCAgatacccacattaaactaatatatatatatatatatatatatatatatatatatatatatatatatatatatatatatatgggttaattttaaaacataatgaGTTCCATAGcatgactatttttttaaaaaaaataaaaaatttacttcaaattaatgtttttttgtgtcttggatggttttgatatattattatcaaaataaattttaataataaaaaatatattattttaatatattttaaaataaaaaatattttaaaataatcactATCATAATATACTTCACACAGGACCACTCcccaatcaaatatatataatgagaCAAGAGGAAGTTTGTAGGAATTTCGAGCTTTAGACAAATAAACTACACCCCTTTCAACAATATACGTCGTAATTCTATTTTATTGGCACTACcttctaatttaaatattttttgaaaaaaaaaacaaagatcctGTTAATGCACATAGAAGGAAGAAGATTCCATGGACatgaaaagagaaattaaaaaaaatgctactGTAGTACTtcacactttaaaataatatagttagtttgttttttaaagttattttcacttgtaaatatattaaaataatattttttttattttttaaaaattattttttaatatcagtacattaaaataatttaaaaacataaaaaaaaattaatttgaaagaaataaaaaatttaaatttttttaaaacataaaaaataagtaacttCCCAGCTAAGTTGCTGAATAGTAGCCTCCCACTCACATCTCCATCCCTTCTTTCCCACTAAAGTTGAATAGCATTTCCTTTGAATCGATCCCACTCACATCTCCATCCCAGCTTTCTTCATATTGCTCGACATTCGGCCTCTTTCAATCATGACTCTGGATTATGGTTTTAATGGATTGATTTATATCAATCTGTTCAAttcgaaataatttttaaaatggtaTTTAAGAATACAGTGGtagttatttttatagtatttttgatttagaaatatattaaaataatatttttttatttttaaaaaattatttttgatatagcactttctaaaaatatttaaaaaatattaatttaaaataaataaaataattttttttaaatatttctaaaaatacttttaaaatataaaaacaaacatttctGAAAAACCATATATgtatcataaaattatatttttttatgtgaaaagaTCGGTCGGTCAATACAATTAGATCTAACTAGTTGAGATAGAAGATTGAAGTTCGACTATGTCATGTTTTTGAAGCGTGACAtgattaaattatgttattctaccgaaaaaaatttaaaatggtattattatgttaaatttttaagtttattttattaatttttttttaaaaataatttatataattttttataatgttatggACGAAGATATACTGTGGTTACAGAGGTCAGGATGgtgaattgttttttctttaaaatattttattttaaggatCACGGTTGCCGAAGTAGTTGCTGACATGGAATAAGTTGATGACATGACATATGAAGTTAGaaaataaccaataaaatatcCCTATTTACCATAAAATTTCTAGTGTATTTTTCATTAACCCTaatcaaacaaaacacaaaaaaacaagcaaTACCCAACATTTTCTTACCCTCCTAGGAAGTCACAAAGACTATGCAAGTTGAAGTCCGAGACACCTGTGCCTCGGGCCTCCTACTAGTTTGATCAAACTGTACAAAGAGAAAACACCGCTGCCTATTTCTTCCTTCCCGCACACCTTATACCCTCTCGGAATCACACTCTTGACACTCTCTGCTTACCACCCACGCTAGGCTACTGCACCTTTCTTTccagggtttttgtttttctcctgAACCTTCATGTAATTATGAGAAAGTCATCTTTTCACCGCACCACTACCCGGCGCAACCCATCTCCACCCCGCCACCACCGTCCTCCCTtcaccaccaccaacaacaacaacaattttcCCACAACAAGAAACGCCCCTAGGACTTCCCCTAACTTCATAATTCACCTTTACCTGGACCCCACGCTCGCACCTTCCACCAAAAGACCAGACCCCAACACTGTAAACTCTGTAATCTCCCAATGCAACGCAACACCACCACCTGACCGTATCATATTACCGACAACCACTACATCCAAGACAAAACTAACTGCTTCCTTGCATTTTCAGGAATGGTCCCACACGCTGAATTTTATGACAACCTTATGGGAACTCCGTCTTCGGGGAGCCCACAGTTTCACTCCAAAGCTGCAATCATCCATCCTCTTACCTTCTGATACCGAGGAGTTGAAAAGGAATTTAACGAATAAGTTTAGTGATTATCTTAAAGGACTCATTAAGGGTGTGGGTAGTAAtgttaatgatgatgaaaatgtgGTTGGGAGATGGCTGGCGAAAGTGAGTGAAAAAAGCGATGAGATTGCGCAGTTGATGAAGTTGCTTAAGGGGAGGAATAGAATGATGGGTTTTAGTGAGTTGAATGAGAGGAAAAAAGGGTTGATGGCGGAAAGGGACTTGATCGTGAAGAGATTGGAGGAATTTAGGGCTTCCATGAAGTGTATTTTGAAGTATATTGAAGGAGGAAGGGAGGAGGAAGGGGAAAGGGGTTTAGAAGTGTTTGTGTTTGATGGGGAGATTGATTGGGAAAGGATTCATAGATTGGTTTTGAGGGAAATTAGGAGGTTGGTTGATGGGTTGCCTATTTATGCTTATAGGCAGCAGATTTTGGAGAAGATTCACAGCGAGCAGGTGTGGTTTTTAGTTGTTATTTCTCTGTTTAGTAAGTAGAATGATGTTTGGATTGTTTTGCTAAATGGTTAAATGCTGCTGGAGTAACGTGGAAAATGTGGGAAATAATGGATTTTGAATTTTGTCTTTTGAATAAACGTGGAGGGGAATTGGggatttgattgtttatttgtGATTTATGTTGCAGATTTTAAGTTGTTAGATTGTGGCTTTATAATAAGTACGTGTGGTAGCTGCTTGTTTTTaggattaattgttttttacctGCATTTTTGTATATAGCATGCAAGGTTGCTACTTTGTGCATGATGAATGTTATACCATGTGTTCTTGATCATTTGTTAGTTTCTTTGTTCTTGATTGGCACATTACAATTGAGAGCAGACAGTAAGAAAGGTTTCTTTGCTGTGGAGTTGTGTTAATTTTTGGTTATTGTTGTTCATTTAATTCTTTTGGGCGTTCATAATTTGAGCTTGCTTTTTGACTCTTCCTTTCACTATAAACCCAGCGAGTATTCTGCTTGAATCTGCTTATGGTTTTTGTTCTAACCACTGCTTGTGTTGTGCAGGTAATGGTTTTGGTTGGGGAGACTGGTTCGGGGAAGAGTACACAGTTGGTTCAATTCCTAACTGATTCAGGAATACCTGGCAAGGAGTCCATTGTATGTACTCAGCCACGCAAGATTGCAGCCATCTCACTAGCTGATAGAGTCAATGAAGAAAGTAGGGGGTGCTATGAAAATAGTTCAGTCGTGAGTTATCCAACATTTTCATCCGCACAGCAGTTTGGTTCCAAAGTCATATTCATGACTGACCACTGTTTACTGCAGCACTACATGAATGATACCACTTTGTCTGGGATATCATGCATCATTGTTGATGAGGCTCATGAAAGAAGCTTGAACACTGATCTTCTTTTGGCATTGATTAGAGGCTTACTTTGTGAGAGACCTGATTTAAGGCTAGTGATAATGTCAGCAACAGCTGATGCAAAGCAGCTGTCAGattatttttatggttgtgaAATCTTTCATGTTGAGGGAAGAAACTTTCCAGTAGAAGTCAGATACATTCCTTCCTCTGAGGAAACTGCTTCTGGTAATGTTTCTCCATATGTATATGACACTTTGAGGATAACGACTGAGATTCATAAACAGGAGAGTGAAGGCACCATTCTTGCCTTTTTGACTTCTCAGATGGAAGTAGAATGGGCTTGTGAGAAATTTGATGCTGCCTCTGCTGTTGCATTAGCCTTGCATGGAAAGCTTCCTTTCGAAGAGCAATCTCGTGTTTTCCAAGATTTTGATGGGAAAAGAAAAGTTATATTTGCCACTAATCTCGCAGAGACATCACTTACAATTCCTGGGGTCAAGTATGTGGTTGACTCTGGCCTGGCCAAAGAGAGTAAGTTTGAAGCAGCTACGGGCATGAATGTGCTTAGAGTGTGCAGGATCAGCCAGAGTTCTGCTAAACAGAGAGCTGGTCGTGCTGGGAGAACGGTACCTGGAATATGCTATAGACTCTACACAGAATCTGACTTTGAGTCAATGTCTCCCAATCAAGAACCCGAGATTCGCAGAGTTCATCTTGGTGTTGCTGTTCTGAGGATGCTTGCTTTGGGAATTAAGAATGTACAGgagtttgattttgttgatGCACCTAGCGCCAAAGCAATTGATATGGCCATTAGGAATCTTGTTCAGTTAGGTGCCATTACACTGAAAGGTGGCATCTGTGAACTAACTGAGGAAGGTCGCTACATGGTTAAAATGGGCATTGAGCCTCGGCTCGGTAAGATCATTATCAGCAGCTTTCATTATCGCTTAGGTAAGGAGGGCCTTGTTCTTGCTGCTGTGATGGCAAATGCCAGTAGCATATTTTGCAGAGTTGGTAGTCAGGATGATAAGCAAAAGGCTGATTGTCTTAAGGTGCAGTTTTGCCATCGCAGTGGTGACCTCTTTACTGTGCTCTCTGTGTACAAAGAGTGGGAGGCTTTGCCTCAAGACAGGAGAAATAAATGGTGTTGGGAAAACAGCATCAATGCCAAATCCATGAGGAGATGCCAAGACACGGTCAAGGAATTGGAATTTTGCCTTGAAAAGGAACTCACTGTTATTATTCCGTCATATTGGAATTGGAATCCTAATAAGTCTACCGTTCatgataaatatttgaaaaagataataCTCTCAGCCCTTGCAGAAAATGTAGCCATGCACTCTGGACACGATCGACTTGGTTATGAAGTGGCATTGACCAGGCAGCACATTCAGCTGCATCCTTCATGTTCGCTGCTAGTATTTGGTGAAAAACCAAATTGGGTTGTCTTTGGTGAACTCCTCTCAATATCTAATGATTATTTGGTTTGTGTAACTGCTTTTGACTTTGAATCATTGTCTACACTTTGCCCCCCTCCCTTGTTTGATGCCCTTAAGATGGAAAGCCGGAAGTTGCAAGTGAAGGTGTTGACCAGTTTTGGCAGTTCCCTGCTCAAAAGGTTTTGTGGTAAATCTAACAGCAATCTGCAGTCTCTTGTAAGTTGCGTTCGGATTGCCTGTATGGATGAAAGGATTGGTGTTGAGGTACATGTTGATCAGAATGAAATTCTGTTATTTGCAACAGCAGAGGACATGCAGAAGGTGTCCAGCCTTGTAAGTGAAGCTTTGGAGTGTGAGCGAAAATGGTTGCATAATGAATGCATGGAGAAATTTTTGTATCTTGGAGCTGATTTGTCACCCATGGCACTTTTTGGAGCAGGAGCTGAGATTAAGTATTTGGAActagaaaagagatgtttgactgtcaatgtatttttttctaatgcaaATACAATTGATGATAAAGAGGTTTTGATGTTTCTTGAGGAATATACATCTGGTACTGTTTGTTCTGTTCACAAGTCTGTCGGAAGTGGACAGGAGGGTGATGAGAAGGAAAAGTGGGGCCAAATAACATTTCTCTCTCCTGATTCTGCCAGAAAAGCTGCCCAGCTGAATGAAGTTGAATTCAAAGGCTCCAAGCTGAAGGTAGTTCCATCACAAACAATCATTGGAGGCAATCACAAAATGTTTTCATTTCCTGCTGTTAAAGCAAAAATTGTTTGGCCTCGTAAAGTCAGTAAGGGGCTTGCCATTGTCAAATGTTATGTTCATGATGTTGATTTCATGATTTGTGATTTCTCTAACCTGGAAATTGGAGGAAGGTATGTTCGGTGTTCAGCTGGTAGGTGTGAGGACTCGATTGTTGTCAGTGGATTTAGTAAAGAACTTTCTGAAGCTGATATTTTACGTGCATTGAGGAGTGCCACAAACAGGAGAATCCTAGATTTCTTCATAGTAAGGGGAGATGCTGTTGAAAATCCTCCATTGGGTGCTTGTGAAAAAGCACTTTTAAGAGAGATATCCCCATTTAT is drawn from Populus nigra chromosome 5, ddPopNigr1.1, whole genome shotgun sequence and contains these coding sequences:
- the LOC133694765 gene encoding ATP-dependent RNA helicase DEAH11, chloroplastic-like isoform X2, whose product is MRKSSFHRTTTRRNPSPPRHHRPPFTTTNNNNNFPTTRNAPRTSPNFIIHLYLDPTLAPSTKRPDPNTVNSVISQCNATPPPDRIILPTTTTSKTKLTASLHFQEWSHTLNFMTTLWELRLRGAHSFTPKLQSSILLPSDTEELKRNLTNKFSDYLKGLIKGVGSNVNDDENVVGRWLAKVSEKSDEIAQLMKLLKGRNRMMGFSELNERKKGLMAERDLIVKRLEEFRASMKCILKYIEGGREEEGERGLEVFVFDGEIDWERIHRLVLREIRRLVDGLPIYAYRQQILEKIHSEQVMVLVGETGSGKSTQLVQFLTDSGIPGKESIVCTQPRKIAAISLADRVNEESRGCYENSSVVSYPTFSSAQQFGSKVIFMTDHCLLQHYMNDTTLSGISCIIVDEAHERSLNTDLLLALIRGLLCERPDLRLVIMSATADAKQLSDYFYGCEIFHVEGRNFPVEVRYIPSSEETASGNVSPYVYDTLRITTEIHKQESEGTILAFLTSQMEVEWACEKFDAASAVALALHGKLPFEEQSRVFQDFDGKRKVIFATNLAETSLTIPGVKYVVDSGLAKESKFEAATGMNVLRVCRISQSSAKQRAGRAGRTVPGICYRLYTESDFESMSPNQEPEIRRVHLGVAVLRMLALGIKNVQEFDFVDAPSAKAIDMAIRNLVQLGAITLKGGICELTEEGRYMVKMGIEPRLGKIIISSFHYRLGKEGLVLAAVMANASSIFCRVGSQDDKQKADCLKVQFCHRSGDLFTVLSVYKEWEALPQDRRNKWCWENSINAKSMRRCQDTVKELEFCLEKELTVIIPSYWNWNPNKSTVHDKYLKKIILSALAENVAMHSGHDRLGYEVALTRQHIQLHPSCSLLVFGEKPNWVVFGELLSISNDYLVCVTAFDFESLSTLCPPPLFDALKMESRKLQVKVLTSFGSSLLKRFCGKSNSNLQSLVSCVRIACMDERIGVEVHVDQNEILLFATAEDMQKVSSLVSEALECERKWLHNECMEKFLYLGADLSPMALFGAGAEIKYLELEKRCLTVNVFFSNANTIDDKEVLMFLEEYTSGTVCSVHKSVGSGQEGDEKEKWGQITFLSPDSARKAAQLNEVEFKGSKLKVVPSQTIIGGNHKMFSFPAVKAKIVWPRKVSKGLAIVKCYVHDVDFMICDFSNLEIGGRYVRCSAGRCEDSIVVSGFSKELSEADILRALRSATNRRILDFFIVRGDAVENPPLGACEKALLREISPFMPKRNPQTSCCRVQVFPPELKDAFMKAFITFDGRLHLEAARALEHMEGKVLPGCHSWQKIKCEQMFHSLISCSASIYVAIKKQLDSLLASFSRVKELRRPLEELMRGQTINHPSLTPTILQHLFSGQGINLMKSIQRETGTYIHFDRRNFNLKIFGRSDKIASAQQKFIQLLLANHESKQLEIHLRGGDLPPDLMKEVVKRFGPDLHGLKEKVPGADLTLSTRHHVISVHGDKELKQNVEQIIFEMAQMGYDSAERLDGGDACPVCLCEVEDAYRLESCGHLFCRMCLVEQLESALKNLDSFPICCAHGSCRAPILLTDLRSLLSSDKLEELFRASLGSFVASSGGTYRFCPSPDCPSVYRVADPVTGGDPFVCGACFAETCTWCHLDYHPYVSCKKYMEFKEDPDLSLKDWCKGKENVKSCPVCGYTIEKGEGCNHVECRCGGHVCWVCLESYNNSEDCYNHLRSMHGGIA
- the LOC133694765 gene encoding ATP-dependent RNA helicase DEAH11, chloroplastic-like isoform X1, whose product is MRKSSFHRTTTRRNPSPPRHHRPPFTTTNNNNNFPTTRNAPRTSPNFIIHLYLDPTLAPSTKRPDPNTVNSVISQCNATPPPDRIILPTTTTSKTKLTASLHFQEWSHTLNFMTTLWELRLRGAHSFTPKLQSSILLPSDTEELKRNLTNKFSDYLKGLIKGVGSNVNDDENVVGRWLAKVSEKSDEIAQLMKLLKGRNRMMGFSELNERKKGLMAERDLIVKRLEEFRASMKCILKYIEGGREEEGERGLEVFVFDGEIDWERIHRLVLREIRRLVDGLPIYAYRQQILEKIHSEQVMVLVGETGSGKSTQLVQFLTDSGIPGKESIVCTQPRKIAAISLADRVNEESRGCYENSSVVSYPTFSSAQQFGSKVIFMTDHCLLQHYMNDTTLSGISCIIVDEAHERSLNTDLLLALIRGLLCERPDLRLVIMSATADAKQLSDYFYGCEIFHVEGRNFPVEVRYIPSSEETASGNVSPYVYDTLRITTEIHKQESEGTILAFLTSQMEVEWACEKFDAASAVALALHGKLPFEEQSRVFQDFDGKRKVIFATNLAETSLTIPGVKYVVDSGLAKESKFEAATGMNVLRVCRISQSSAKQRAGRAGRTVPGICYRLYTESDFESMSPNQEPEIRRVHLGVAVLRMLALGIKNVQEFDFVDAPSAKAIDMAIRNLVQLGAITLKGGICELTEEGRYMVKMGIEPRLGKIIISSFHYRLGKEGLVLAAVMANASSIFCRVGSQDDKQKADCLKVQFCHRSGDLFTVLSVYKEWEALPQDRRNKWCWENSINAKSMRRCQDTVKELEFCLEKELTVIIPSYWNWNPNKSTVHDKYLKKIILSALAENVAMHSGHDRLGYEVALTRQHIQLHPSCSLLVFGEKPNWVVFGELLSISNDYLVCVTAFDFESLSTLCPPPLFDALKMESRKLQVKVLTSFGSSLLKRFCGKSNSNLQSLVSCVRIACMDERIGVEVHVDQNEILLFATAEDMQKVSSLVSEALECERKWLHNECMEKFLYLGADLSPMALFGAGAEIKYLELEKRCLTVNVFFSNANTIDDKEVLMFLEEYTSGTVCSVHKSVGSGQEGDEKEKWGQITFLSPDSARKAAQLNEVEFKGSKLKVVPSQTIIGGNHKMFSFPAVKAKIVWPRKVSKGLAIVKCYVHDVDFMICDFSNLEIGGRYVRCSAGRCEDSIVVSGFSKELSEADILRALRSATNRRILDFFIVRGDAVENPPLGACEKALLREISPFMPKRNPQTSCCRVQVFPPELKDAFMKAFITFDGRLHLEAARALEHMEGKVLPGCHSWQKIKCEQMFHSLISCSASIYVAIKKQLDSLLASFSRVKGAECSLDRNENGSYRVKISANATKTVAELRRPLEELMRGQTINHPSLTPTILQHLFSGQGINLMKSIQRETGTYIHFDRRNFNLKIFGRSDKIASAQQKFIQLLLANHESKQLEIHLRGGDLPPDLMKEVVKRFGPDLHGLKEKVPGADLTLSTRHHVISVHGDKELKQNVEQIIFEMAQMGYDSAERLDGGDACPVCLCEVEDAYRLESCGHLFCRMCLVEQLESALKNLDSFPICCAHGSCRAPILLTDLRSLLSSDKLEELFRASLGSFVASSGGTYRFCPSPDCPSVYRVADPVTGGDPFVCGACFAETCTWCHLDYHPYVSCKKYMEFKEDPDLSLKDWCKGKENVKSCPVCGYTIEKGEGCNHVECRCGGHVCWVCLESYNNSEDCYNHLRSMHGGIA